The genomic DNA GCTCGGCCTCGATGCGGTTGTAGATGGAACGCATGATGCGCCCGTAAAGCTCGTCGCCCAGGATAATATCCTCGATGTCCGCGTCCACGTTTGGATTGTCGTTGACCTCGATGACGCAGGCCTTGCCGCCCATGTCCTTGAGATCGACGCCGTACAGACCGTTTCCGATGAGGGAAGAAGCCTGGACCGCCGCCTTGAGGATATGAGGCGGGACCTTGTCCACGGGCACGGCCTCGGACCGGCCGCTGAAATCCTCGCCCTGCCCCGGCTCCTGCCAGTTGTAGATCTGCCAATGGTTGTTGGCCATGAAATACTTGCAGGCGAAGAGAGGCTTGTTGTCCAAAAGTCCCACGCGCCAGTCGTACGCCGAGACCAGAAACTCCTGGGCGATGACCAAATCCGTGTGCCGGAACATTTCGGCCAGCTTGGCCTCCAGCTCCTCCATGGTGGACACCCGGAACACGCCCAGGGAAAAAGAACTCTCGGGCAATTTCAAAACCAGGGGCAGAGGCAGGGAGCGTAGAAACTCGGGCTTGCACTCCTTGCGCGTCAGATGCCAGCCGCGCGGCTGGGCGACGCCCGCGTGGGCCAGCCGCTCCTGGAGGTAGACCTTGTTGGAGCAGAGCATGATGGACCAGGGGTCGTCCACCACCACCAGTCCCTCGGTGTAGGCGTGCCGGGACATGGCGTAGGTGTGGTTGTCCATGGCCGTGGTCTCCCGGATGAACAGGGCATCGAACTCGCAGATGCGCCGGTGATCCGCCTTGGTGATGAACTCGACGAAAAATCCCACCCGCTCGGCGGCCTTGCGGAATTTCTCCAGAGCAATGGCGTTGGACGGGGGCGTAGGCTCCGCCGTGTCCACCAGAATGGCAAGGTCGTACTGGTAGTTCTTGAGCTTTGGCCTGTTGTACCGCTTCTTCAGACAGAACGCGTCGAGCGCACTGCGAAGAAGCGCGGGATGCCGCTTCGCCACCTGGCGAAGGTGCAGGAGCTTGACCTTGCGGAACTTCCAGCCGTCCTCACGCCCTTCCATGGTGATGGTGAAAAACGGGATGGCGAACAGGGAAAAGAGCTTGCGGGCCAGTTCCGCCCGGCATGGGTCCGGGGTGCGTCCAAGGATGATGGTCAGCTCCAGAAGTTCCCCTTTGCCCGGGAGCTGCCTGGAATTGATGGTGTCCTTGAGCTCGTCGAGCAGGCTTTGGGCAACCATAGGCGTGGTCACGTCCTTCACTGTCATGACAGAAGGAGTCACACGATGATTGCGGGCCGAAGCCAGCAGAGAGACGTAATAGCCCATGGAATGCGTCTTGTACGAGGAACACAGGTTCAGAACGTGAAACCTGTTGGAGTCCGCGTAGTTGGTGTCGACGAGATAATCCGTGGCCGAACAGAATTGCACTCCGGGACAGCAATCCCGCATTCTGCCCGGCTCCTCAACCACGATGACCACGCTCTCGGGCGCCCCCTGCCTGCCCGAAGGCGACAGGACCATGCGCACGGCGGGTTCCCCCGGTCCGTAGTAATCCGACAGGGTGCGCACCGGCTCGAAGCCGAACTTGCGGTACCAATTGACCAGTTTGGGGTTGTTCATGTCCGCTTCGAGGGAAACGCGCTCATACCCGTGGCTGACGGCAAACTCCACGACATGCCGGACCAGGGACTCGCCAAGGCCATGCATACGGTGCTCCCTGAGAATGGCCAGTGAATAGATGCGCAGGGAGCGCTTGTACTGAAAGACCACGGCGCAT from Pseudodesulfovibrio thermohalotolerans includes the following:
- a CDS encoding GNAT family N-acetyltransferase, whose product is MSLACETPAVSFSSSSVRAATLDDLPLFEACERTGFNENRRSSRASLRRSITSPSQLALVIEGKAKRRKPVPAGCAVVFQYKRSLRIYSLAILREHRMHGLGESLVRHVVEFAVSHGYERVSLEADMNNPKLVNWYRKFGFEPVRTLSDYYGPGEPAVRMVLSPSGRQGAPESVVIVVEEPGRMRDCCPGVQFCSATDYLVDTNYADSNRFHVLNLCSSYKTHSMGYYVSLLASARNHRVTPSVMTVKDVTTPMVAQSLLDELKDTINSRQLPGKGELLELTIILGRTPDPCRAELARKLFSLFAIPFFTITMEGREDGWKFRKVKLLHLRQVAKRHPALLRSALDAFCLKKRYNRPKLKNYQYDLAILVDTAEPTPPSNAIALEKFRKAAERVGFFVEFITKADHRRICEFDALFIRETTAMDNHTYAMSRHAYTEGLVVVDDPWSIMLCSNKVYLQERLAHAGVAQPRGWHLTRKECKPEFLRSLPLPLVLKLPESSFSLGVFRVSTMEELEAKLAEMFRHTDLVIAQEFLVSAYDWRVGLLDNKPLFACKYFMANNHWQIYNWQEPGQGEDFSGRSEAVPVDKVPPHILKAAVQASSLIGNGLYGVDLKDMGGKACVIEVNDNPNVDADIEDIILGDELYGRIMRSIYNRIEAERHQVRYIY